Part of the Flagellimonas eckloniae genome, GGAGCTTCGTTGGAAGCTACTATCACTTTATGGGACTTAAAAAACTCAATGGGGAGAAACGGAATTTCTTCAACATGATGAACATTTGAAGGTGACTTCTTTACGTATTGACAAAAAGTTTGGTAAACAGGATTATTTTCAAATTGAAAAGAAAAAATTTTCAGTGCCAACGACTCAAATTCAGCCTGGGTTGAAATTGAAAAGATATTTTGAATCTGTACGTTGTTCATTGGGCAATAAAAAGTACCCAAAAATAGAAAAGCCCTTTTATTAAAAGGGCTTTTTTGATAGCAATTCTTATTTAATGACCAGTTTTCGGGTCATCGTCTTTTTCTGTTCCGTTACTTGGAGTACATAAACTCCTGGAACTAATCTGGATATGTTCAACGTGTTGGTCGCAATTCTGTCCGTGAGTACGACTTCTCCAAAAACATCGTAGATTTTAATTTGTTTGTTACCATTAGTGGCAGTAGTAAGATAGACTTCATCACCATAAACAGGATTGGGATACATCTTAAAACCTTTAAGTTCTTGTGCTTGTTCAGTATTTACACTGACCAATTCTTGACCGAAGCTAAATACAGGAAACGCCATAATGAGAATAAAGTAGATTTTCTTCATACATGCTGATTTGGGATAATAAGCAATATAAAAGTAAATAAACCTGTTGGAGTTAGCTATAAAATGTTGTGAAACAAAGAATTATGTAGGTAAAGTGGGAAAAGTAGGTGTTTTGGGCCCTTTTTCAGGACGAAAAGTATAATTATTTGATAATTAGCTTTCTAGTAGCTACATTGTTATTTTCAATTACTCGAAGGATATAAACGCCCTTATCAAAACCTGAAAGATTGAGTTCTTTCCCTAAAATTGTAGTTTGAAGCACTTTAGTGCCCAGCACATCAAAAATAAATATTTGCTTTGGTGAATTTTCAGCAGTCTCTATAAAAACCTTTCCTTGGGTAACAGGATTGGGAAACAATTTAAAACCTTGTATATCTGCACTAGCCTGGGCATTTTGGGAAAATCCAAGGGTAGAAACAAAAAAGAATAATACAACAAGGTAAATATGCTTCATAAAGTATTGGTTACAAAGGTTATGCCGCAAATATAAAAAAAATGGGGTCTGTATTATCTTTGTTTACGGAAAATACCCACACTTTTCGATGAAATGCAAAAGAAAAGCCCCGCAAAGCGGGGCTTTTCTTTATCTATAATACCTTTTATTAATTAATGCCCACGGTCCATCCGGCACCCCAGGTGGCAATATCCGTACCTGTACCGTTACCTACTCCTGAGATAATATCAGCTTCGTCAAAAACTGAACCAGTATCATTTTTTAGGTTAGTTGTAACAGTATTAAAGGTTACATCAATAATGTTGGAATCATCGTTTACTACACCAACGCCTGTATCGGCATCGTCCAAGTCGAAACCTTCATCAAAATCATTGATTACAATATTGTTAAAAGTAAACCTAGTTCCGGCGCGAAGTCTGATGGCCTCGCTTTCGTTAGCAATATCAGCTGGATTTCCAACAATAGTTGCATTAGTAACTGTTGGAGCGGAAAAATAACCTGCCTCATTACTAAAGTCTGTGTTGAATCCATCACATTCAAAAGCTTTGTCGTGCGAAGTTCCATGTTGTACATAAACATCGGTCAATGTGCCCACGAAACCTTCTGTCCAGTCAATAGAGTCATCTTCAGCGTTTACCACAACCAAATGACTTGCATTTACAGTTCCTCCAAAGAATTCAAAACCATCATCAGATCCTTCAAAAACTTGTACATAATCAATTGTAGTACCCGTTCCAACGCCATAAACTGATAAACCATTCAATTCTGCGTTTCCGTCAATTGCTCCACCAGCATATTCAATACGTACATACTCAACATTTCCAGAGTTATCTGCAGGGATGTTACCTCCAAAAGCCAAAGCTCCAACTTCTGATGTAGCAATATCATCTGAACCATCAGGTGTAGAGTTGATAGGAGCCTTTCCACAAAGAACCAAACCTCCCCAGTCACCTGAAGAAGGCACAGTAGCGTTGGAAGTAAGTATGATTGGCTCGCTCGCTGTGCCTATCGCATTGATTCTAGCCCCCTGTTGAATAGCTATATATGCATTTACTCCAATAGGTTCTGCCTTTATTGTCATACCTGCGGGAATGGTCAACGTAGTACCATTTGCCATAAGTACGGGTCCGGTAATGATATACTCAACATCTGGATCTAAAGTAAGATTAGTTGTGTATAGCCCATTAAGGTTTACCGTTGTCTCGGTTGGTGTTTCTCCACCAGAATTATTGTTGGTTGTAGTAACACTATTATCATTAATAACAATGTCTGAGGTATCGTCGCTCTCACAAGCAATGAATAAAGCAGCGGCTATACCTAAAAATAAAAACTTGTTTTTCATTTGTCCTTAGTTTAAAAAAAAAATTAAAATTTATATTTAAGGGTTAGCCCAATGTTAACCCCAAGATTATACTCTCTTATTACAATATCTCCTATATCGGTTCCTTCTCTTATAAAAGAAATATCTGGATCTAGAATGTTTTTGGCTGTAAGATTTGCTTCAAAGTGCTCTCCAAATGAGTTCTTCAAAACAAAATTCAATGTAGGAACAGCTTTTTCCACAATATTCCCTAGACTTCCTGATCCCAAAGAGAAAATCCGATCTGAGAAATAGGAAAAAGCAATTGTGGCTTTTGGTTTGTAATTACCAAATACAGGGCTATAATTCAAATCTGTATTGATAATAAAAGGTGATGCACCTTCTAATTCGTCTGAGTCACGGTCGAAAGCCGTTCCGA contains:
- a CDS encoding T9SS type A sorting domain-containing protein, which encodes MKHIYLVVLFFFVSTLGFSQNAQASADIQGFKLFPNPVTQGKVFIETAENSPKQIFIFDVLGTKVLQTTILGKELNLSGFDKGVYILRVIENNNVATRKLIIK
- a CDS encoding T9SS type A sorting domain-containing protein; this encodes MKKIYFILIMAFPVFSFGQELVSVNTEQAQELKGFKMYPNPVYGDEVYLTTATNGNKQIKIYDVFGEVVLTDRIATNTLNISRLVPGVYVLQVTEQKKTMTRKLVIK